The Polyangia bacterium DNA window GTGCGCGGCAAGCAGGCTGCGGAAGGCTTGCAAGCCGAAGTCAACGTCAGTCACCCGCACCTGTAGATCCTTCGCCGCGCCCGCGCCGGCGCCGGCCGTGGCCAGCTGGCGAAGGGCAGGCGGCGTGTGCGGATCTTTGGCCGCCGCTTCCAGAATCGGCGCTAGCAGCGCGCGCGACGGTTGATCGCTGCGCGCGGCCAGGGCGCGCACGGCGGCCACCCGCACCTCGACGGCGTCGCGCTTGGCCAGCCGTCCCAGCATGGCCGCTGCCGCGGCCGTCGGCAGATGCGCCAGCTCGGCGGCCAGGGCCACGGCGATGCGCGGATCGGGATCCTTCAAAGCGCCCGGCAGCTGATCCAGCGCCAGAGCGCCTGCCGCCCGCACCATCGCCACCGCCGCCGCCGCCCGTACATCGGCCGACGGATCGTGCAGGAACGGAATCAGGCGGTAAAGCGCTGGACGCCCGCCGCCCGGATGCGCCGACGCCGACACCGCCGCCGCCCGCACCAGAGCATCGCTCTCTTTGATCAGCGCTGGCCACAGGCGATGCGCGGTCGGCTCGGACAGCGCGCCCAGCGTCTGCAAAGCCGCCGCGCGCACGTTGCCGGGCTGTTTGCCGTCGCTGGCGACGGTGGCCAGGGCCTGCGCGCATGGATTTTGTTCGGGCAAGGAATCGCCGGCATCGCGCAGCTCCGACGCCGCCAGCAGGCGCGCCGGTGCGTCGCCGCCCAGGAGACGGGGCCGCACCGCTGGACAGATGTCCATCTTCAGCGCGTGCAGGGCCGACACTGCCGTGCCGGCGGTGACCGGGAAGGCCAGGCCAGCGCGCAGGCGATCGATCTGGCGGACCTCGCCGAGGCGCGCCA harbors:
- a CDS encoding TonB family protein, giving the protein MQASRLGDRRTRALIRVPVLFLGFALFAAAATAQAAPAVGPTPQAVTEPAITVPGSEGDYLRAIHARVHERWAEGFVAGLSQAPAAGPLGDRSLHAVVLFAVRWDGTVAEANVVTSSGVAAFDGAAVDAVRTAERFPVPPVNVFSDDGIVHFRWTFAREGHLCADGQLIRREDPLEEALPRLFIQSRTKEALLRVKRRIDAKAGGDPMAIFARAYLARRDIDPVADVEAAAVLARLGEVRQIDRLRAGLAFPVTAGTAVSALHALKMDICPAVRPRLLGGDAPARLLAASELRDAGDSLPEQNPCAQALATVASDGKQPGNVRAAALQTLGALSEPTAHRLWPALIKESDALVRAAAVSASAHPGGGRPALYRLIPFLHDPSADVRAAAAVAMVRAAGALALDQLPGALKDPDPRIAVALAAELAHLPTAAAAAMLGRLAKRDAVEVRVAAVRALAARSDQPSRALLAPILEAAAKDPHTPPALRQLATAGAGAGAAKDLQVRVTDVDFGLQAFRSLLAAHKHSEAGDLLVTAFDRLPPRVLISFLGAWLEFPPSATARVSTATPEPPSAADQPQP